The Sphingomonas sanxanigenens DSM 19645 = NX02 genome includes a region encoding these proteins:
- a CDS encoding glycoside hydrolase family 28 protein: MERSRREILGHVPTAGLLCALPAFPSIAATPSRRFAITRYGAKADGVTINTRAIQNTIDACAAAGGGTVVVPAGTFLSGSIFLKQGTHLELAKGAVLKGSDRLEDYPLVMRRFCEAYPEPLRMALVNARGLKGLRITGPGTLDGHGEPFWRMFFSVPKESLEGQEVKYPFPQIAFLQDCDDLLVSGVAFKDAAFWNLHLYRCTRTVIETCGFDVPHVIRAPSSDAIDLDSCQDVTVRHCRFSVDDDCIALKGTQGPGAAAYAEAPPTERIHIHDCQFEYGLGCITFGSNGTIMRDIKVERITNVGDIPTVRFKIRPDTPGQVYERLHVRGVRLAPAPTPYAFWHRGEVFYGLPNPKTFGADDPAIGLIVNARLIHGTKVPAQPPGGVIRNILIEDVRGTTRGFGNISGNATTAISDITLRDIDVTLLDAGRSQLIARGVERLTLENVRVNGAPAVVVRS, translated from the coding sequence TTGGAACGATCGCGGCGAGAGATTCTGGGGCATGTGCCGACCGCCGGGCTGCTTTGCGCGCTGCCGGCCTTCCCGAGCATCGCGGCGACACCGTCGCGGCGATTTGCGATCACGCGCTACGGCGCGAAGGCGGATGGCGTCACCATCAACACGCGGGCGATCCAGAACACGATCGATGCCTGTGCGGCGGCGGGCGGCGGAACGGTGGTGGTGCCGGCGGGCACTTTTCTCAGCGGATCGATCTTCCTCAAACAGGGCACCCACCTCGAACTCGCCAAGGGTGCGGTGCTTAAGGGTTCCGACAGGCTGGAGGATTATCCGCTGGTGATGCGGCGCTTCTGCGAGGCCTATCCCGAGCCGCTGCGCATGGCGCTGGTCAACGCCCGGGGCCTCAAGGGGCTGCGCATCACCGGCCCCGGCACGCTCGACGGCCATGGCGAGCCCTTCTGGCGCATGTTCTTCTCGGTACCGAAGGAGAGCCTGGAGGGCCAGGAGGTCAAATATCCCTTCCCGCAGATCGCGTTCCTGCAGGATTGCGACGACCTGCTGGTGAGCGGCGTGGCGTTCAAGGACGCCGCCTTCTGGAACCTTCATCTCTACCGCTGCACGCGCACCGTGATCGAGACATGCGGCTTCGACGTGCCGCACGTGATCCGCGCGCCGAGCAGCGACGCGATCGATCTCGACAGCTGCCAGGATGTGACGGTGCGGCATTGCCGCTTCTCGGTCGACGACGACTGCATCGCGCTGAAGGGCACGCAGGGGCCGGGGGCCGCCGCCTATGCGGAAGCGCCGCCCACCGAGCGCATCCACATCCACGACTGCCAGTTCGAATATGGGCTTGGCTGCATCACCTTCGGCAGCAACGGCACGATCATGCGCGACATCAAGGTGGAGCGGATCACCAATGTCGGCGACATCCCGACGGTCCGCTTCAAGATCCGGCCGGATACGCCGGGGCAGGTCTATGAGCGGCTGCATGTCCGCGGCGTCCGTCTCGCGCCCGCGCCGACGCCCTATGCCTTCTGGCACCGCGGCGAGGTGTTCTACGGGCTGCCCAACCCCAAGACCTTCGGCGCCGACGATCCGGCGATCGGCCTGATCGTCAACGCCCGCCTGATCCACGGCACCAAGGTGCCGGCGCAGCCGCCCGGCGGCGTGATCCGCAACATCCTGATCGAGGATGTGCGGGGAACGACGCGCGGCTTCGGCAACATCTCAGGCAACGCGACCACCGCGATTTCGGACATCACGCTGCGCGACATCGATGTGACGTTGCTCGACGCCGGGCGCAGCCAGTTGATCGCGCGCGGCGTGGAACGGCTGACGTTGGAGAATGTGCGGGTGAACGGCGCGCCGGCGGTCGTCGTGCGCAGTTGA